TTTTGCAGATGCGCATAGAAAATTTCCATGTGGATTGATTTTTTTAAAATCGTGTTCAAGGTTTTTAATATTAACATTCATAATATCTGCCAATTCTATTTTATTCAAAACAGTCACATCAGCTAAGCCAAATATTACAGGATGTTTCCTTATCATATTCTTGCCCTCAGTTACAGAAATTACCACAACCCTTTTCTCCATGCCTAGTGCGAAATCGGCAGGGCATATAAGATTGCCTACATTCTCAACAAACAGAACGTCAATATTTTTTAAAGGCAGTTCGTCCAAGGCATGCTCTACAAGATGTGCATCTAAATGGCATTCTTTGCCGGTGTTGATATTTATTGCAACGAGTCCTATTTTTTTAAATTCTCTATAATCATCTTTACCAAAGCAATCACCTGCAATTGCAGCCACGCTCTTGCCTTTAGATTTCAGTTTTTTCGCTAACCTTTTGATAATTGAAGTCTTTCCAGAGCCTATTGCACCTTGAAAATCGCAGCTCCTTATTCCGTATTTGGCAAGTCTTTTACTATTAGCAGAGGCAATTTTTCTGTTAGCTTCTAAGATGTCTTTTTCAAGTTCA
This is a stretch of genomic DNA from Candidatus Thermoplasmatota archaeon. It encodes these proteins:
- the hypB gene encoding hydrogenase nickel incorporation protein HypB produces the protein MHKVTFELEKDILEANRKIASANSKRLAKYGIRSCDFQGAIGSGKTSIIKRLAKKLKSKGKSVAAIAGDCFGKDDYREFKKIGLVAININTGKECHLDAHLVEHALDELPLKNIDVLFVENVGNLICPADFALGMEKRVVVISVTEGKNMIRKHPVIFGLADVTVLNKIELADIMNVNIKNLEHDFKKINPHGNFLCASAKTGKGITELMRYLGL